The genomic region CCGTGGATGTTCAACCAGCCAGCGATAGAAACGTGGCGAACTGCGGGCGAAACAGGCAGCCGCCAACAGCAGGAACGGTGTAGTGGGCAGCACCGGCAGGAAAATCCCGATCACCCCCAGCGCTACGCTCAGCCAGCCGATGGCCAGCAGCACGTAGCGCAACATCAGGGGGCGGTGGCCTATGGGGTTGTCCATAGGCAAAACCTTAGTGGTGACGTGGCTTGAGGATCGCCGGTTTTTCGTCTGGCGCGTTGCACAGCAGGTACAGCGCGGTCAGGGCTTCCGGGATCTGCACGATCATGTCGTCCATCAGGTTGGCGTCGGCCGCGATGTCGGAAAACTCAGGCTGTTCGTCGAACAGACCCGAACCGACCATGATCGGCAACAGCATTTCACTGACTTCGTCTTCAGCGGTTTCGAACCAGGCCGCTTCGCGCAGGAACACGCCTTCCATGAAACCGATGCACCAGCCGCGCAGGTCGGAATCGTCCGGGTCATCGCCCAGGTCGAGATCGCATGGCAGCTCGAACTCTTCGTCGGACGCCAATTGGCGGGCGATGTGAGCCTTGAGCAGTACCAGGGTGGATTCGATCGCTTCACGCTCGGTGTCGTCGGCGTAATGCGGCTCTTCGGCGAAGAGCGCGTCGATCCATTCACGGTCGGGAACGCTTTCGGAACAGATCGACAGCGCAGTGAGGTAGCCGTGGGCGGCCACATAGTCCAGCGCCTCGTCATGCAGCTCGTCGGCGTCGAGGAAGACTTGCAGGCGGGTTAGTTGCTCAGCGAAGGACATTAAAGGGCTACCTTGGGGAATATACGATGCGGGAATTCTAGGCCTTCTTGAGCGCACAGGCCAGCCGCGCGGCATATTTGCTCCCCTTGTCACCTCCCGGAACACCGCAATCCTTGTGGGAGCGAGCCTGCTGTGCATTGGCTTTCGTATGTCTTATCAGCGGCGCCCTTTGCAGGGGAGGGCTCGGGTATACTCGCGCGTTTTGTGATGCCCTGCTGGCGTTACGGCTGAAATATGCAGCGTCATGCAATGCGCACTTACGATTTGTTTGTGCAGCTTTCGTGGTTCTGAACCAGCCTTGCAGGGATGTTTCGGTGATTTTTGGAGTTTTTATGCTCGAACAGGCTCAACGCGTCCTCAAGGACATCTTCGGCTACGACAGTTTCCGTGGCCGTCAGGGTGCAATCATTGAGCGCGTGGCCAGTGGCGGCGATGCCTTGGTGCTGATGCCTACCGGGGGCGGCAAGTCGCTGTGCTTTCAGGTGCCGGCGCTGCTGCGCGAGGGCCTGGCGGTGGTGGTGTCGCCGCTGATCGCACTGATGGACGATCAGGTCGCCACCCTCGAAGAGCTGGGCGTTGCGGCGGCGGCGTTGAACTCCACGTTGAGCGCTGAGCAACAGCGCGATCTGGCGGCGCGGATCAAGCGCGGCGAGGTGAAAATGCTCTATCTCGCGCCTGAACGCCTGGTTCAGCCGCGCATGTTGGCCTTTTTGCAAAGTCTCGAAATCGCCCTGTTCGCCATCGACGAAGCGCACTGCGTGTCTCAATGGGGTCACGACTTCCGTCGCGAATACCTGCAACTGGGCCAGTTGGCGGAATTGTTCCCCAATGTCCCGCGCATTGCCCTGACCGCCACCGCCGACAAGCGTACCCGGGAAGAAATCGTCGATCGCCTGCATTTGCACAATGCCGAGCGTTTCCTGTCGAGTTTCGACCGCCCCAACATTTTTTATCGCATCGTGCCCAAGGAACAGCCGCGCAAGCAGTTGTTGGCGTTTCTCGCCGAACGGCGCAGTGATGCCGGTATCGTTTACTGCCTGTCGCGCAAAAAAGTCGACGAAGTGGCGGTGTTCCTCAGTGAGCAAGGCTTCCCGGCGCTGCCGTACCACGCCGGTCTGGCCAACGAAACCCGGGCGCATCACCAGAAGCGCTTTCTCAACGAGGAAGGCCTGATCATGGTCGCCACCGTGGCGTTCGGCATGGGCATCGACAAGCCCAACGTGCGTTTTGTGGCTCACCTCGATTTGCCCAAATCCCTCGAGGCCTACTATCAGGAAACCGGTCGCGGCGGTCGTGACGGTCTGCCGGCGGATGCCTGGATGGCATACGGCCTGCAAGACGTGGTGATGCTCAAGCAGATGTTGCAGAACTCCGAAGGCGACGAGCGCCACAAGCGTCTGGAACAGCACAAGCTCGACGCCATGCTCTCGCTCTGCGAAGAAACCCGTTGCCGCCGCCAGACCCTGCTGGCGTACTTCGACGAAGACATGCCTGAGCCCTGTGGCCACTGCGACAACTGTGTCGACGGTGTGCAGACTTGGGACGCCACCGAGCCGGCCCGCCAGGCGCTGTCGGCGATCTACCGCACCGGTCAGCGTTACGGCGTCGGCCATCTGGTGGACGTGTTGCTGGGCAAGGACAACGAAAAGGTTCGCAGCTTCGGCCATCAGCATTTGTCGGTATACGGCGTAGGCAAAGCGCTGGGCGAAAGTGAATGGCGCTCCTTGTTCCGACAACTGGTGGCTCGCGGTCTGGCGGACATCGACCTCGAAGGCTACGGCGGGTTGCGCCTGAGCGATACCTGCCGGCCGCTGCTCAAGGGCGAAGTGACCCTGGAACTGCGCCGCGACCTCAAGCCGCAAACCACCGCCAAAAGCAGCAAGAGCCAGGCGAGCCAACTGGTTCGCTTCGAGGAGCGCGAACAGTGGGAAGCCTTGCGCGCCTTGCGCCGCAAACTGGCCGAAGAACATGGCGTGCCGCCGTACGTCATCTTCCCCGATTCGACGCTGCTGGAAATGCTCCGCAGCCAGCCGACCTCGCTGGCGGAAATGGCCACGGTCAGCGGTGTCGGCGCGCGCAAACTGGAACGTTACGGCGAGGCTTTCCTCGAAGTGCTCGGCGGTCAGGTCGAGGCCCCGAAAGTGGTGGCCGATGTGCGCCACGAGCTGATCACGCTGGCCCGGGCTGGCATGACACCGCTGCAGATCGCCGGTCAGCTGCAATGCTCGGAAAAGAACGTCTACACGATGCTCGCCGAGGCCATCGGCAAGCAGCAGCTGTCACTGGAACAGGCGCTGGACCTGCCCGAAGAGTTGATGGGCGAAGTTCAGGACGCCTTCCTCGATGGCGAAGGCGAGTTGCCGCCGGTAGCGGAGATCGCCGCGTTGTTCGCAGGGCGGGTGCCGGAAGGCGTTTTGTATTGCGTACGTGCAGCGCTGCAGTCGGAGTTCGAAATTTGAATGACCTGTTGCGCAGATGTAACGATTCAGTACAGAGCAAACCTTGCCTATAGCCAAAGGTCATGCTTAGCTGACTAATAATTAGTTTTTCTCTATTTCAGTCTAACCATGAGTGTTTTATGCCGTTAACCGATCAACACCGCTTTGGCATGCAACTGGCCCAGATGTCTCGGGGCTGGCGTGCCGAACTGGACCGCCGACTGGCTGGCCTGGGTCTGTCCCAGGCGCGCTGGCTGGTGCTGCTGCACCTGGCGCGTTTCGATGATGCTCCCACCCAGCGTGAACTGGCGCAAAGCGTTGGCGTCGAAGGGCCTACCCTGGCTCGACTGCTCGATAGTCTGGAAAGTCAGGGCCTGGTGCAACGCCAATCGGTGCTGGAAGACCGTCGGGCGAAAAAAATCGTCCTCTGTGCCCCGGCCCGGCCCTTGATCGAACAAATTGAAACCATTGCTACTCAGCTGCGCCACGAATTGTTCGAAGGCGTTGATGAGGCGGATTTGAAGGTCTGCATGCGTGTCCACGGGCACATCCTGGCCAACCTGGAAAAATCTTGAGGCACAACCACGCGTCGGACTTTTGAGATACCCCGTTGGGCAGACTATAAAGAACTACTAGGCAATATCGTGTTCGTACCGGATGTGTGAATGCATACAGGTTGGTTCTGGTTATTTAAGGGATGCTCATGCTCGAGAGTTGGAGCGTTGTATTGCGGTGTTGCAGCAGGCTGCTGTTGGTCGGTGGTGCCGTCACTTACTCGGCATTGGCCCCTGCGCTAGGCTTGGGTGAGATCACCCAGCATTCGGCGTTGAATCAGCCATTCAGCGCCGATATCGCCCTGCTGGATGTCGGTGGTCTGGGGGAAGGGGAACTGTCGGTCAGCCTGGCGACGGCGGAAGAATTCAGCCGCGCCGGTGTCGAGCGGGTGTTCTTCCTTAATAACCTGAAATTCACGCCGATCCTGCGGGGCAACCGCAACCTGATCCGGGTGACTTCCAGTAAACCGGTGAAGGAACCCTTCCTGAATTTTCTGGTGCAGCTCAACCAGCCCAACGGGCGTTTGCTGCGCGAGTACACCGTGCTGATCGATCCGCCGGGTTCGCCGGGAATTGTTCCCATCAACGACGACCTTGCGCCGAGCCCTCAGGACTCCGCGTTCCCGTCCGTCGAACCGGCTGTTGCACCGCCACCTGCCGTGACGAGTTCTGCGCCCAAGCCAGACATCGATAAACCAGCCGTCGCGCCAGCGAGTGATCCAATTGCCGAACAACTGGCCACCAGCGTGCTGCAAAACCAGCAACTGCAAAAGACCATCGATGAACTCAATGCGAAGCTACAGGCGCAGGACGAGCAGATCGCCGTTCAGAAAAAACAGGTGACTGAGCTGCAATCCCAACTGGCGGAAATCAAACAGGCGTCGGCGGCGCCTGCCGCACCCGAAGTGCCGGCGCCGGTTCCGGTGGTTGTCGAGACGTCCGAAGCATCCCATTGGCCGCTGATCATCGGGTTGCTGTCGTTGGTGGCCCTGGTGTTGCTCGCCGTGTTCATTCGCCGTCAACGACAGCAGGTACAGGCCTTGCCCGAGCCACTACCCGTGCAGCCGTCGCGTCATGAACCGGTGCTTAACCGCACAGCAGAACCGGCCAGGCAAGCCACTCAGGCGCAATCGGTAACCGGATCGGCTGATGAGACTGCCGCAGGCGACGTGCTGGAAGGGGTTAGTATCTACCTCGCCTATGGCCGTTTGTCCGAGGCCGCCGGATTGTTGCGAGAGGCATTGGTCAAGGAACCCCAGCGCACCGATCTGGCCGTTCAGCTGCTGGAGGTTCTTGGTAAACAGGGTGACGTGCAAGCGTACGACGCGCAGGAAAGTAGCCTGCGTGACGCCGGGTTTGACGCACAGCAACTTCAGGACATCCGCAACCGCCATCCGAAACTGATCGGCGCCATGCCGGTGGCCAGCGCCGTGGCAGTGGCTCCGTCCACGCCTGCAATCCCCGAGGCGGCACCAAGCGATGAGTTCCAGTTGAACCTCGACGACCTGTCGATGGATGCGAACTGGGACCTGATCAGCCCCTTCGACAACTCACCGTCCAGCGCCAAACCGTCGAATGAGCCACCACCGGCAGACGAGCCGGGGTTCACGTCGAATCTGCATGTGTTGCCCGATGTCTTCGAAATACCCGACGAGCCGACGCTGGACGAGACCTTTCTCAACGAATTCAGCGATCTCGGCCAATCGCTGGAGCTTGAACCGCTGAGTGCAGAGTTGATGGATCTTGAACCGGCCGCGCCGAGCAGCGCGGGCAAACTCGAACAGGCCCAGACCTGCATTGACGACGGCGACCTGGACAGCGCCATCGAGCTGCTGAACGAGTTGCTCAAGGAAGGCGACGAGCCACTGAAGGAGACGGCCAGAACGCTGTTGGCGGGTATTCGCTGAAGATCAAAAGATCGCAGCCTTTGCGGTTATTATGGCAACCCCTCAGGCAGAGGAGTTTTGCCAATCATGACCGCACGTAAACCGGAAATCGTCATCACCTACTGCACGCAATGCCAATGGCTGTTGCGCGCCGCCTGGCTGGCCCAGGAACTGCTCAGCACCTTCGGCGACGACTTGGGCAAAGTGTCCCTGGTGCCCGGCACCGGCGGGGTGTTCCACATTGTCTGTGACGATGTGCAGCTCTGGGAACGCAAGGCCGACGGCGGTTTCCCCGAGGCCAAGGTGCTCAAGCAGCGGGTCCGCGATCAGATCGATCCGGACCGCGACCTGGGCCACAACGACCGCACTCAGTGAGACGGGGCTTGCCTGGCAACGGTCTTTTTGCTTGAACTGCCCGACAACCGGCTGGAGACCACGATGGCCACGATGATCAACGCGCCGCCGACCAGCATGCGCAGCGTCGGGTTTTCATCGAACAACAACCAGGCCAGGGTGATGCCGTAAACCGGCTCCAGGGCAAACACCACTGACGCGGTCCGGGCCTTGATCACCGCCAGGCTGGCGACGAACAGGCTGTGAGCGACGCCGGTGCAGAACACCCCGAGCAGGCCAATCCACAGCCAGTCGATGGCGCGTACTTCGCTCAACTGCGGCATCGCCACCGGCAGCAGGCAGATCGCAACCACTACGTTCTGACACAGCGCCGCCTGCACTGGCGGGATTCGCCCGGAGCTGGCGCGGTTGGTCAGGGACAGCAGGGAGAACAGCAAGCCGGAGGCCACTGCCCACAGCAGGCCGGTGGTGGCGCCGCTGGCCAGATCGAAGTCCGGTGTGACCAATACCAAACCGATGCTGACCAGCACCACCAGCAAGATTTCATTGGCGCGGATGCGCTCGCGGAAAATCAGCCCTTCGAGGATCACGGTAAACGCCGGGAAACTGGCAAAGCCCAGGGTCGCGATCGCCACCCCGGCCACCTTCACCGCCATGAAGAAACTCACCCAGTGCCCGGTCAGCAGCAAGCCGCTGAGCAACAGGCGGCGCCAGTCCACGGCGTCGAGTGCCTGCCAACGGGTATTACTGGCGAACCGGGCGAAAAACGCCAGGGCGAGGACAGCAAACGCGGCACGACCGAACACGATGATCGCCGGGGAGGCGGCGGCGAGTTTGCCGAACACGCCGGTCAGGCCGAACATCAGTGCACCGATATGCAGAGCGCCAAGGGCGGTACGGGGAGTCATTGCAGTCCTTGAAAAACGTATCGAGTCTGGCCGACAACACCGTCGGCAACTCCTGCATTGAATCGTGCTCAGCCGGTTATGTCTGTCGCCAGACTCGCGTCATTTGTCGCCAGCCTCGCGGCGCAATTTACCGGGTGAAGCGCCGAACTCACGCAGCACTGCTGCGGCGAATGCGCTCTGGGAACTGTAGCCGACCCGACACGCGATCTCGCCAATGGGCAGCGCCGAATCGCGCAACAAGCGCACGGCGATGTGCAGCCGGCGACTGCGGATGTAGTCCATCGGCGTTTGCCCGCATTCCGCCACGAACCGCGCGTGCAAGCGAGCGCTGGACAGGCCGGCAATGCGCGCCAGATCGGCGACTTGCAGTGGATAGGCCGCGTATTGATCGATGTGAGCATTGAGCGCTGCATACGGCAGACGCCGACCGCCGACCGTGTCGGGCTTGGCGTTGTTGAGGCTGGCCAGCAGCAACACCGCGCCTTGCTGGGCGATCAGCGGATCGCTGATCGGGCTGCCCGCCAACCAGCTCACCAATTGGCTTTGCCCGGCGTCCAGCGACAGACGCCCGGCATTGTCGAGCAAGCGGCGGCTGGCCTCGGCGTGGTCCCCCAGTGACTGAGATACCCACTGATCGCTCGGCACATCCAGCACCAGACAACGGCTGCCATGGGCACTGTCGCAGGCATGATGCGCCCCGGACGGCACCACCACGAAACTCTGCTGCACCACCTGACTGCCACGCCCCTCGACCTCGAAGTCCAGCGCGCCTGACAGCCCGAATACCAGTTGCGCGTAGTCGTGGCTGTGGACGATCAGGTCGTGGGTGTATTGGCGCAATGTGAGGATCGGTCTCATCGCAGGTCTCGTGGCGATATTGATGAGTGAAGCCGCCAGTCTACACCGAGGCCCCGCGTTCGCGCGTTGTCACAGGACTGACTTGCAATTGTCATGGGCAATTAACCCGACCGGCGCAAGCTTGCCAAAACTTGTCCAGAGGGTTGCCCATGACCAGCGCCGAGCTCGCCAAACCCAGCCGTAAGCAACGTGTGCGGACCTTATGGATTTCCGACGTGCATTTGGGCACCCGGGACTGCCAGGCCGAACACCTGTCACAGTTTCTCAAGGGCTACCATGCCGACAAGATTTACCTGGTCGGTGACATCATCGACGGCTGGAAGCTGCGCAGCGGCATGTATTGGCCCCAGGCGCACACCAATGTGATTCGTCGCTTGCTGACCATGAGCAAGCGCGGCACAGAAGTGATCTACGTGACCGGTAACCATGACGAATTCCTGCGCCGTTATTCGAAACTGATGCTGGGCAATATCCAGTTGGTGGACGAAGCCGTGCACGTGACCGCCGATGGTCGTCATCTGCTGGTGATTCATGGCGATCAGTTCGACGTGATTACTCGCTATCACCGCTGGCTGGCGTTCCTCGGCGACTCGGCCTACGAATTTACCCTGACCCTCAACCGCTGGCTCAACCATTGGCGGGCCCGTTATGGCTACGGCTATTGGTCGTTGTCGGCGTACCTCAAGCACAAGGTCAAGACCGCCGTCAGTTTCATCAGCGATTTTGAGGAAGCCATCGCCCACGAGTGCGTCAAACGCGAGTTGCACGGCGTGGTGTGCGGGCACATTCACCATGCCGAGATTCGCAAGGTTGGCGAGGTGGACTACCTCAATTGCGGGGATTGGGTGGAGTCGTGTACGGCGCTGATCGAGCATTGGGATGGTTCGATCGAGTTGTATCGGTTGGCCGATGCGCAGGCGCGGGAGGCGGAGTTGAAGGCCATTAAAGTCGCGGATCCGGCTTAAAAAACAGGTGTATTGGTCGACCCCATCACGGGCAAGCCCGCTCCCACAGGATTGTGGTGGTGCACCACTTTTTTGAACACTGCAAAAACCTGTGGGAGCGGGCTTGCCCGCGATGGACCGCGCAGCGGTCCCCCCGGATCCATCAGGCCGGCGTATGTTCTTCCATCGCCGCCTTGTAAATCGAATGCTTCGGCTGCGCAAACAACCGCTCCATCATCGGTTCGAAAAAGCTCAGCGGCAGGGTGTCGTACGCCGGATCAAACGCCGCCGCATCGTACCGGGCGCAAAATTCGATCGTCGTCCGATACTGCGGATGAGCACTGAATTGCTCGCGCAGATGCCGGTCCATGCCCAGGTGATGGAAAAAGTAATAGCCCTGGAAAATCCCGTGCTTTTCCACCATCCACAGGTTCTCGGCACTGACGAACGGCTTGAGGATCGCCGCGGCGATGTCCGGATGGTTATAGGAGCCCAGCGTGTCGCCAATGTCATGGAGCAGGGCGCAGACCACGTACTCTTCGTCACGACCATCGCGCCAGGCGCGGCTGGCGGTTTGCAGGGAGTGGGTCAGGCGATCCACCGGGAAACCGCCGAAATCACCCTCCAGCAGCTTCAAATGCGCCACGATCCGTGTCGGCAATTGCCGGGCATAGGCACTGAAATCTGCGGCGATGATCGCCCAGTCTTCCTGTGTGCCGTCCTGCATATGGGTAAAACCGGCGCGGGCATTCATCGGCTATCCTCTTGGTCTTATCGAAAGGGATGGTTGGAGTGTAGGGCTTGGATCCAGCGCTGCACTGGCTGCACAGGACGCTTTTGTGGCCAAAGGAGCCTAGAGCGGCACGCGACCTACAATCATGTCGCGGTACATGACGAAATCGCCGAGCAGGCTGTAAAGAGGATGCCGAAAGGTTGCAGGACGATTCTTCTCGAAGAAGAAATGCCCGACCCAGGCAAAACTGTAGCCGGCCAGCGGCAGGGCCAACAACAGCCACCATGCGCCTTTGGCGATGGTCAGCGCCAGAATGAAAATAACCAGCGTGGTGCCGACAAAATGCAGTCGTCGACAAATGCTATTGCGGTGTTCGCTGAGGTAATACGGGTAAAACGCAGCGAAGCTGTTGAAACGTTTGATGTTCTCCACGACTGCGATCTCTGTGGTGTGTGTGCAGGCGACAAGTTGCGCTGCGGGTAGCCTATTTAAGTCTAGAGTGATCAGAGGCATCAGCCAGTGACAATAGGCGCCACTTTAGTATCCTTCGGAATTGGGTCGTGGCATGCGGCCATCACGTAGTAAACGCCATGAGCGAACGAACGACTTCTGCAAGCTGGGCGATGGGGATTGTCAAAGCACTGGAAATGGACGGCCTGGATTGCCGGGTTTTGTTCAAGCAGCTAGGGCTCGACTATGCGGCACTGGATGATCCGGATGCGCGCTTCCCGCAAGATTCAATGACGCGGCTCTGGCAGCGCGCGGTCGAGTTGTCCGGCAACCCGGCGATCGGCCTGAACATGGGCAAGGTGGTGCGACCGGCGTCCCTGCACGTCGCTGGTTATGCCTTGATGTCCAGCCGGACCCTGGCCGAAGGCTTTCAGCGCCTGGTGCGGTATCAGCGAATCATTGCCGAAAGTGCTGACCTGAGTTTGCGCGTGCTGGATGAGGGTTATGCGCTGATTCTGACGGTGCATGGCGACCACCTGCCGCCGACCCGACAAAGCGCTGAAGCATCGATGGCCTGTGCCCTGGCGTTTTGTGGCTGGTTGACCGGGCGCACGCTGCATCCGCGCAAAGTGCTTTTGCAGGGCGATCACCCCGTCGATCTCGAACCGTATAAGCAAGCCTTTCACGCGCCGATGATGTTCAACGCGCCCTATGACGCCTTGATCTTCGACCGCGCTGACCTGGAGGCGCCGTTGCCCACCGCCAACGAGGCCATGGCGCTGCTGCATGACCGCTTTGCCGGTGAATACCTGGCGCGGTTTTCCGAGAGCCGTGTGACCCACAATGCGCGGCAAGTGGTGTGCCGCCTGCTGCCCCAAGGCGAACCCAAGCGCGATGCGGTGGCGCAGGCGCTGCACCTGTCACAACGCACTTTGCAGCGACGCTTGCAGGAAGAGGGCACGAGTTTTCAGACGTTGCTCGATGACACGCGGCGTGAACTGGCCGAGCAATACCTGGCGCAACCGAGCATGACGCTGCTGGAAATTGCCTACCTGCTGGGGTTTGCCGATCCGAGCAACTTCTTCCGCGCTTTCCGACGCTGGTTCGACACCACCCCCGGTGAATACCGGGCGCGGCTGACGGAAGCGCTCAAGCCGGTCAGTGACGCCAGAACGCAGGGATACACAGAACAAACACCGTAATGATCTCCAGCCGGCCCAGCAGCATGCCGAACGAGAGAATCCACTTGGCGGCGTCCGGCAGGCTGGCGAAGTTACCCGCCGGGCCAATGGTTTCGCCCAACCCCGGGCCGACGCCGGACACCGTGCTGGCCGCACCGGTCAGGGCGGTCATCCAGTCCACGCCGAGCAGCGACAGCAGTAGAGCGATCACGCAAATGGTGATGGCGAAAAAGAACGAAAAGGTCAGGATCGAACGTACGATTTCTTCGTCGAGACGGTGGCCGTTGTACTTCTGCTTGATCACCGCGCGCGGGTGAATCAACTGGTTAAGGTTGGCCTTGAGCAGAATGTAGGCCACCTGGAAGCGGAAAATCTTGATCCCGCCAGCGGTCGAGCCCGAGCAGCCGCCAACAAACCCCAGATAAAAGAACAACATCAGCGAGAAGTTGCCCCAGAGGCTGTAGTCCCCCAGTGCAAAACCTGTCGTCGTCACCACCGAAGTGACGTTCAGCGCCACATGCCGCAAGGCCTCCAGCCAGTGCAATTGGGTGGTCCACCAGTACCAGGTGCCGAGCACCAGCCAGGTCACCAGCAACATGCCGAGCAAGCCTTGCACCTGTTCATCCTTGATCAGCGCCCGACGGTTACCGCGCAACGTGGCCACATACAGGGTGAACGGCAGGGCGCCAAGAATCATGATGATGATCGCGACCCAATGCACCGCAGGCTCCGGCCATTTGGCCAACGACTGGTCGGAGGTCGAGAAGCCTCCGGTAGAAATCGCTGACATCGCATGGTTGATGGCGTCGAACGGGCTCATCCCGGCCCACCAGAACGCCAGGCTGCCGAAAATGGTGATGCCGACGTAGGTCGCAACGATCAAACGCGCCACCATGTGCGAACGAGGCATGACCTTTTCGGAACGGTCTGATGACTCGGTCTGAAACAGCCGCATGCCACCGATGCGCAGCAATGGCAGAATCGCGACCGCCATGCCGATAAAGCCGATCCCGCCGATCCAGTGCAGCAATGAGCGCCATATCAGGATGCCGGGAGACATGGTGTCCAGGCCCGTGAGCACCGTCGAACCGGTGGCGGTGATGCCGGACATGCTTTCGAAGAACGAATCGGTGTAGCTGATGTGTTGGGTCAGCAGGAACGGCAGGGCGGCGAAGATGCACACCACCAGCCAGCTGCTGACGGTCAGCAGGTACATGTCTCGAGGGCGCAGATGGATGTGTTCGGGGCGCCCCGGAATCACCAGGGCCAGGCCGGCGACAAAGGTAATCATGCTGGCCCAGAGGAACGATGGCAGGTCGCTGGTGTGCTCGAAAATCACCAGGGTGGCCATCGGCACGACCATGGAAATTGCCAACGTGATCAGGAAGATGCCGATGATGAAACCAATGATCCGTAAGGTCGGCAACGCCATGAAGTCCGCTCGGGCTGAAATAGGGAAGGGCGCCATTCTACCTGCGGGGCAGGTCATGTAAACCGGCAGCCCTGTGGCGGATACCGCTAGAATAGGCCGACATTTTTTTCAGGAGGTGGCCGATGCAGGCTCTCGACGCTTTGCTCAACCGTGTTTCCGTTCCACGACTGCTCGATCCGGCGCCCACTGCCGAGCAACGCGAAGTGCTGTTTGCCGCCGCGATGCGCGCGCCAGACCACGGCCATTTGCAGCCTTGGCGCTTCTTGACAGTCGAAGGCGCGGCGCGCGAGCAAATGGGCGAGTTACTGGCCGAAGCGGCGAAGCTGCAAGACAGCGAGGTGTCGGAAGCCGCGCTGGACAAGGCCCGTAACGGTCCGTTGCGTGCACCGCTGGTGGTTGTGGTGATCGCGCGATTGCAGGATCACGTCAAATACCCCAAGTCCGAGCAACGGTTGGCGGCAGGCTGTGCGGCTCATGGAATTTTGCTGGCCGCTTACGCGCAAGGCATTGGTGCGGTATGGCGCACCGGTGAGCTGGCCTATTCGCCGCATGTAGCCAAAGGGTTGGGCCTGGCGGAAGGGGAGGAGGTGATTGCGTTCCTTTATCTCGGTACGCCGCAGAAAGAACCGCGTGTGGCGGAGAAGGTTGATCTGGCCGAGTTTGTCAGCGCCTGGCCGGGTAGTCACTGAGGAAACGATTCTCCTGTGGGAGCGGGCT from Pseudomonas sp. GGS8 harbors:
- a CDS encoding HD domain-containing protein, which produces MNARAGFTHMQDGTQEDWAIIAADFSAYARQLPTRIVAHLKLLEGDFGGFPVDRLTHSLQTASRAWRDGRDEEYVVCALLHDIGDTLGSYNHPDIAAAILKPFVSAENLWMVEKHGIFQGYYFFHHLGMDRHLREQFSAHPQYRTTIEFCARYDAAAFDPAYDTLPLSFFEPMMERLFAQPKHSIYKAAMEEHTPA
- a CDS encoding Mpo1-like protein; this translates as MENIKRFNSFAAFYPYYLSEHRNSICRRLHFVGTTLVIFILALTIAKGAWWLLLALPLAGYSFAWVGHFFFEKNRPATFRHPLYSLLGDFVMYRDMIVGRVPL
- a CDS encoding UDP-2,3-diacylglucosamine diphosphatase, whose translation is MTSAELAKPSRKQRVRTLWISDVHLGTRDCQAEHLSQFLKGYHADKIYLVGDIIDGWKLRSGMYWPQAHTNVIRRLLTMSKRGTEVIYVTGNHDEFLRRYSKLMLGNIQLVDEAVHVTADGRHLLVIHGDQFDVITRYHRWLAFLGDSAYEFTLTLNRWLNHWRARYGYGYWSLSAYLKHKVKTAVSFISDFEEAIAHECVKRELHGVVCGHIHHAEIRKVGEVDYLNCGDWVESCTALIEHWDGSIELYRLADAQAREAELKAIKVADPA
- a CDS encoding TrkH family potassium uptake protein, whose protein sequence is MALPTLRIIGFIIGIFLITLAISMVVPMATLVIFEHTSDLPSFLWASMITFVAGLALVIPGRPEHIHLRPRDMYLLTVSSWLVVCIFAALPFLLTQHISYTDSFFESMSGITATGSTVLTGLDTMSPGILIWRSLLHWIGGIGFIGMAVAILPLLRIGGMRLFQTESSDRSEKVMPRSHMVARLIVATYVGITIFGSLAFWWAGMSPFDAINHAMSAISTGGFSTSDQSLAKWPEPAVHWVAIIIMILGALPFTLYVATLRGNRRALIKDEQVQGLLGMLLVTWLVLGTWYWWTTQLHWLEALRHVALNVTSVVTTTGFALGDYSLWGNFSLMLFFYLGFVGGCSGSTAGGIKIFRFQVAYILLKANLNQLIHPRAVIKQKYNGHRLDEEIVRSILTFSFFFAITICVIALLLSLLGVDWMTALTGAASTVSGVGPGLGETIGPAGNFASLPDAAKWILSFGMLLGRLEIITVFVLCIPAFWRH
- a CDS encoding NAD(P)H nitroreductase, whose amino-acid sequence is MQALDALLNRVSVPRLLDPAPTAEQREVLFAAAMRAPDHGHLQPWRFLTVEGAAREQMGELLAEAAKLQDSEVSEAALDKARNGPLRAPLVVVVIARLQDHVKYPKSEQRLAAGCAAHGILLAAYAQGIGAVWRTGELAYSPHVAKGLGLAEGEEVIAFLYLGTPQKEPRVAEKVDLAEFVSAWPGSH
- a CDS encoding AraC family transcriptional regulator, with translation MSERTTSASWAMGIVKALEMDGLDCRVLFKQLGLDYAALDDPDARFPQDSMTRLWQRAVELSGNPAIGLNMGKVVRPASLHVAGYALMSSRTLAEGFQRLVRYQRIIAESADLSLRVLDEGYALILTVHGDHLPPTRQSAEASMACALAFCGWLTGRTLHPRKVLLQGDHPVDLEPYKQAFHAPMMFNAPYDALIFDRADLEAPLPTANEAMALLHDRFAGEYLARFSESRVTHNARQVVCRLLPQGEPKRDAVAQALHLSQRTLQRRLQEEGTSFQTLLDDTRRELAEQYLAQPSMTLLEIAYLLGFADPSNFFRAFRRWFDTTPGEYRARLTEALKPVSDARTQGYTEQTP